The following are encoded in a window of Dehalobacter sp. 12DCB1 genomic DNA:
- a CDS encoding MarR family winged helix-turn-helix transcriptional regulator, whose translation METNIRTVLNELLIGTFNQILDVEQNEIKKGPLNNLSISELHAIEAIGMYQERTMSQVAADLGITVGALTSFINNLVKKEYVSRQRDEADRRIVRISLTRRGKLAYRIHEKFHLDMVKHMLLGLGEQENILIGSLQKLTEFFDSKYSFNP comes from the coding sequence TTGGAAACAAATATTCGTACTGTTTTAAATGAACTTCTGATTGGAACATTTAATCAAATTCTAGATGTAGAGCAGAATGAGATTAAGAAAGGACCATTGAATAATCTGTCTATCTCAGAACTGCATGCGATCGAAGCGATTGGAATGTATCAGGAGAGGACAATGTCTCAGGTTGCCGCCGATCTGGGTATCACTGTCGGAGCGCTTACTTCTTTTATTAATAACCTTGTTAAAAAGGAGTACGTTTCCAGACAAAGGGATGAGGCCGACCGGAGAATTGTCAGGATCAGTCTGACCCGAAGAGGAAAGCTTGCCTACAGGATCCATGAAAAATTTCATCTGGATATGGTCAAGCATATGCTTCTTGGATTAGGGGAACAGGAGAATATTTTAATTGGATCATTGCAGAAACTCACTGAATTTTTTGATTCGAAGTATTCCTTTAATCCTTAA
- a CDS encoding beta-ketoacyl-ACP synthase III, translated as MYDVEIIGTGSYVPENRVTNDDLSKIVDTSDEWISTRTGIKERRISLTETTADLAVAAARRALDDAGVAAEELDLIIVATVTPDYFFPSTACFVQNSLGASRAACFDISAACTGFIFGLSIASQFIRTGMYQKALIIGAEALSKITDWEDRSTCVLFADGAGAAVIKRGDQGIISEVIGSDGSKGECLECPALPLKNIFIEAGEVKPSYAKMNGREVFKFAVNILPECILKTLEKTPYTLEDINHIIPHQANLRIIDSAAKKLKVDQAKFYVNLPNYGNTSSASIPIALDEMAKGKLIHKGDLLVLVGFGGGLTYGAMLIKWTIGGK; from the coding sequence ATGTATGATGTCGAGATAATTGGCACTGGCAGCTATGTTCCTGAAAACAGGGTGACGAATGATGATCTGTCTAAGATTGTTGATACAAGCGATGAATGGATCAGTACCCGAACAGGGATCAAAGAGCGCAGAATTTCACTGACGGAAACCACAGCGGATTTGGCAGTCGCAGCCGCCCGCAGAGCACTTGATGATGCCGGAGTTGCTGCTGAGGAGCTTGATCTGATTATTGTGGCCACGGTTACACCGGATTATTTTTTCCCATCAACGGCATGTTTTGTCCAGAATAGTCTCGGAGCCAGCCGGGCAGCTTGTTTTGACATCAGTGCAGCCTGTACCGGTTTTATTTTTGGACTCAGCATTGCCTCCCAGTTTATCAGAACAGGGATGTATCAGAAGGCACTGATCATTGGTGCTGAGGCCCTTTCCAAAATCACGGACTGGGAAGATCGCAGCACTTGTGTTCTGTTTGCAGACGGAGCGGGTGCGGCGGTTATCAAAAGAGGAGATCAGGGCATTATTTCTGAAGTAATTGGTTCTGATGGTAGCAAAGGTGAGTGTTTGGAATGTCCTGCCCTTCCGCTCAAGAACATCTTTATTGAGGCCGGGGAAGTGAAGCCTTCGTATGCCAAAATGAACGGACGGGAAGTTTTTAAATTTGCAGTCAATATTTTACCCGAGTGCATTTTAAAGACGCTTGAAAAAACACCCTATACGCTGGAAGACATTAACCATATCATACCGCACCAGGCAAACCTGCGAATCATTGATTCAGCGGCCAAAAAGCTGAAGGTGGATCAGGCGAAGTTTTATGTCAACCTTCCTAATTATGGGAATACTTCGAGTGCCAGTATCCCCATTGCTCTGGATGAAATGGCCAAAGGGAAGTTAATCCATAAAGGGGATCTGCTCGTTCTTGTCGGATTCGGAGGAGGACTTACCTATGGTGCAATGCTGATTAAATGGACCATAGGGGGTAAATGA
- the acpP gene encoding acyl carrier protein — protein MSFDTICRIIASQIETEPEKIQLATKFQQDLGIDSLSIFEIVMELEDVYRIEIPTEDLEELISVADLVDYINKRTN, from the coding sequence ATGTCTTTTGACACGATCTGCAGGATTATCGCTTCCCAGATTGAGACTGAACCGGAGAAAATTCAGTTGGCCACCAAGTTCCAGCAAGACCTCGGAATTGACTCTCTAAGCATTTTTGAAATTGTCATGGAGCTGGAAGATGTATACAGGATTGAAATTCCGACTGAAGATCTTGAAGAATTAATCAGCGTAGCAGATCTGGTTGACTATATAAATAAGCGAACGAATTGA
- the fabK gene encoding enoyl-[acyl-carrier-protein] reductase FabK, with product MNNFGFFHKLGVKYPLIQGGMAWISDSSLASAVSNAGGIGIIAAANAPVEYVKEEIRKAKALTDKPFGVNIMLLSENAEAIARLVCEEGIKVVTTGAGSPGKYIKMWKENGITVIPVVPSVALARRMEKEGADAVVAEGGESGGHVGELTTMALLPQVIDAVNIPVIAAGGIGDGRGIAAAFMLGASGVQVGTRFLTAEECTVHQNYKDRILKAKDIDSVVTGRPTGHPVRVLRNKLTRQFEELERTGAPLEQYETLGAGALRKAVKEGDTDYGSVMAGQIAGLIKKEQTCKEIIEEMFAQAGERLKAIKPDNITC from the coding sequence ATGAATAACTTTGGTTTTTTTCATAAACTGGGTGTAAAATACCCGCTGATCCAAGGCGGTATGGCTTGGATTTCGGACAGCTCACTTGCTTCGGCCGTATCAAACGCCGGCGGAATCGGTATCATTGCGGCGGCCAATGCACCTGTCGAATATGTCAAAGAAGAGATTAGGAAGGCCAAAGCTCTGACAGACAAGCCTTTTGGCGTCAATATCATGCTGTTAAGTGAGAATGCCGAAGCCATTGCCCGTCTCGTCTGTGAAGAAGGGATAAAAGTAGTGACAACAGGCGCCGGAAGTCCCGGAAAATATATCAAAATGTGGAAAGAAAACGGCATCACGGTCATTCCCGTAGTTCCTTCCGTTGCGCTGGCCCGCAGGATGGAGAAGGAAGGGGCAGATGCCGTTGTGGCGGAAGGCGGAGAGTCCGGCGGACATGTCGGTGAACTGACGACCATGGCCTTGCTTCCTCAGGTGATTGATGCTGTAAATATCCCGGTGATTGCTGCCGGAGGAATCGGTGACGGCAGAGGGATTGCCGCAGCTTTTATGTTGGGTGCAAGCGGCGTCCAGGTTGGCACAAGGTTCCTAACTGCCGAAGAATGTACCGTGCATCAAAACTATAAGGATAGAATCCTGAAAGCCAAAGATATCGATTCAGTCGTTACAGGCAGGCCAACAGGTCATCCGGTCAGAGTCCTCAGAAATAAACTTACCCGGCAGTTTGAAGAGCTGGAAAGGACGGGGGCACCTCTGGAGCAGTATGAGACGCTTGGCGCCGGTGCGCTGCGTAAGGCTGTCAAAGAGGGAGATACGGATTATGGATCCGTAATGGCCGGGCAAATCGCAGGTCTGATTAAAAAAGAACAGACCTGTAAAGAAATTATTGAAGAAATGTTTGCCCAGGCAGGGGAACGTCTGAAAGCTATTAAGCCTGACAATATTACCTGCTAA
- the fabD gene encoding ACP S-malonyltransferase, with protein sequence MDRKTAFIFAGQGSQYVGMGKELYQHNDVSRAVFDLADQELGYSLSGLCFNGPKEELDKTEHTQPAILTVSVAAAKALMDQGINPDLTAGFSLGEYSALVLSGVLPFEAAVKLVRNRGRYMQEAVSQGVGGMAAVLGLETSGVEEACLAAESLGVVRIANYNCPGQVVISGENKALQAASARAMELGAKRVIPLEVSGPFHTGLLESAARRLADELAGIEFSDPRIPVISNVTADYMADKSAVKELLPQQVMRSVLWEMSFRRMLADGVDSFVELGPGSVLKGFARKIDKNVKVLNVDGPTSLEAAVKYFND encoded by the coding sequence ATGGATAGAAAGACAGCGTTTATTTTTGCGGGCCAGGGTTCACAGTATGTTGGCATGGGCAAAGAACTTTATCAGCATAACGATGTTTCGCGGGCGGTCTTTGACCTGGCGGATCAGGAGCTCGGATATTCGCTGAGTGGCCTGTGTTTTAATGGCCCCAAAGAGGAACTGGATAAAACCGAACATACACAGCCGGCCATTCTTACAGTCAGTGTGGCAGCCGCAAAGGCGTTGATGGATCAGGGAATCAATCCTGATCTGACAGCCGGATTCAGTCTGGGTGAATATTCTGCCTTGGTCCTGAGCGGTGTATTGCCATTTGAGGCGGCTGTGAAGCTGGTCCGGAACAGAGGCAGGTATATGCAGGAGGCTGTGTCTCAGGGTGTTGGAGGGATGGCTGCAGTCCTCGGTTTGGAAACCTCTGGGGTCGAGGAGGCTTGTCTTGCGGCTGAGAGCCTCGGGGTTGTACGGATTGCCAACTATAACTGCCCAGGTCAGGTTGTGATATCCGGGGAAAACAAGGCCTTGCAAGCTGCTTCAGCCAGGGCTATGGAGCTCGGGGCCAAAAGGGTGATCCCGCTAGAAGTCAGCGGACCGTTTCATACGGGCTTGCTCGAATCAGCGGCCCGGAGATTGGCTGACGAGCTGGCAGGCATTGAATTTTCTGACCCCCGGATTCCGGTGATTTCCAATGTTACTGCAGATTATATGGCAGATAAGTCGGCGGTCAAGGAACTATTGCCGCAACAAGTCATGCGTTCCGTCCTTTGGGAGATGTCCTTCAGAAGGATGCTCGCCGACGGTGTAGATAGCTTTGTGGAACTGGGACCTGGAAGTGTCTTAAAAGGCTTCGCGAGAAAGATTGACAAGAACGTGAAGGTTCTGAATGTCGACGGCCCGACATCTCTCGAAGCCGCGGTGAAATACTTTAATGATTAA
- the fabG gene encoding 3-oxoacyl-[acyl-carrier-protein] reductase translates to MLKGKTAVVTGASRGIGRAIALKLAEQGANIAVNYVSSEQEGLKLAQEIENLGGRALVLKADVSVFSEAEQLIAMAKAEFGTIDILVNNAGITRDGLLMRMSEDDFDRVVEVDLKGVFNCTRHAVPIMVKQKSGRIINITSVVGILGNAGQVNYAAAKAGVIGLTKSLAKEIGSRNITVNAVAPGFIETDMTSGLSDKVRELTKESIALKRFGKPENIADTVLFLASDAGEYITGQVISVDGGMAF, encoded by the coding sequence ATGCTAAAGGGGAAAACGGCAGTTGTTACAGGTGCCAGCAGGGGTATTGGCAGAGCCATTGCTTTAAAGCTTGCTGAACAAGGTGCGAATATCGCAGTGAATTATGTAAGCAGCGAGCAGGAAGGATTAAAGCTTGCCCAGGAAATCGAAAACCTCGGAGGGCGGGCCTTAGTTCTAAAAGCAGACGTCAGTGTATTCAGTGAAGCGGAACAATTGATTGCGATGGCCAAAGCGGAATTTGGAACCATTGATATCCTGGTCAATAACGCAGGGATAACCCGCGACGGCTTACTCATGAGGATGTCGGAAGACGATTTTGACCGAGTTGTAGAAGTAGACCTCAAAGGGGTGTTCAATTGTACCCGGCATGCCGTTCCTATCATGGTCAAACAAAAAAGCGGCAGAATCATCAATATCACTTCTGTTGTTGGAATTCTCGGAAATGCAGGGCAGGTTAATTATGCAGCGGCTAAAGCCGGTGTGATTGGACTTACTAAATCCCTGGCCAAGGAAATCGGCAGCAGAAACATCACGGTGAATGCTGTAGCCCCTGGCTTTATCGAGACAGATATGACGTCAGGGTTATCGGATAAAGTGAGAGAACTGACCAAAGAGAGCATTGCTTTAAAAAGGTTCGGTAAACCGGAGAATATCGCCGATACGGTTTTATTTCTGGCTTCAGACGCCGGTGAATACATTACCGGACAGGTTATAAGCGTTGACGGCGGAATGGCATTTTAG
- the fabF gene encoding beta-ketoacyl-ACP synthase II, giving the protein MRTRVVITGIGAVTPLGNDAATFWQGIKEGECGIGPITAFDTTDHKVKIGAEIKNFDPEMHLDKKEAKRMDRYCQLAVVAAEQAYEDAGLKAAEIDPERLGVLVGSGIGGLLTIEEQHSRLTEKGPGRVSPFFIPMAISNMASGNIAIKLGAKGINYSIVTACASATHSIGEAFWKIRDGQADMIVTGGAEAPITPLAVAGFTSMTALSNSNDVNRASIPFDKERDGFVIGEGAGILVLESLEHARKRNARIYGEVVGYGATCDAYHMTAPAPGGEGAARAMKLALADAGIGPDEISYINPHGTGTPYNDKFETEAIKAIFGEKAYQIPVSSTKSMTGHLLGAAGAIEAIICAKALQEGFVPPTIGYQVKDEECDLDYVPNCGRNMDLTYALSNSLGFGGHNATIILKKWLEG; this is encoded by the coding sequence ATGAGAACACGCGTAGTTATTACTGGAATTGGGGCGGTTACTCCGCTTGGCAACGATGCAGCCACATTCTGGCAGGGCATCAAAGAGGGAGAATGCGGAATAGGTCCGATCACAGCCTTTGATACGACGGACCATAAAGTAAAAATTGGTGCGGAGATCAAAAATTTTGATCCTGAAATGCATTTGGACAAGAAAGAAGCCAAACGGATGGACCGCTACTGCCAGTTGGCAGTGGTGGCGGCAGAGCAGGCTTATGAAGACGCGGGTCTGAAAGCAGCCGAGATCGACCCGGAAAGATTAGGGGTTTTGGTTGGATCGGGGATAGGCGGTCTGCTAACGATTGAAGAACAGCACAGCAGACTGACCGAGAAAGGGCCTGGCAGGGTTTCCCCTTTCTTTATTCCGATGGCGATCAGTAATATGGCTTCAGGGAATATTGCGATCAAGCTTGGTGCCAAAGGAATTAACTACAGTATTGTCACAGCCTGCGCTTCGGCAACGCATTCCATCGGGGAAGCTTTCTGGAAGATCAGAGACGGTCAAGCGGATATGATTGTTACCGGTGGTGCCGAAGCCCCGATTACGCCTCTGGCGGTAGCCGGATTTACTTCCATGACCGCTTTGAGCAACAGCAATGATGTCAACAGGGCTTCCATCCCGTTTGACAAGGAGCGGGACGGGTTCGTGATCGGTGAAGGTGCGGGTATTTTGGTTCTGGAATCTTTGGAGCATGCTAGAAAGAGGAATGCAAGAATCTATGGCGAAGTAGTTGGTTATGGAGCTACCTGCGATGCCTACCATATGACCGCACCTGCACCGGGAGGGGAAGGCGCGGCCAGAGCGATGAAGCTTGCCTTAGCTGATGCCGGGATTGGTCCGGACGAAATATCCTATATCAATCCGCATGGAACAGGTACACCGTACAACGACAAGTTTGAGACGGAAGCGATCAAAGCCATATTTGGAGAAAAAGCTTATCAAATACCGGTGAGTTCGACAAAATCAATGACCGGTCATCTACTGGGAGCAGCGGGAGCTATAGAGGCGATTATCTGCGCCAAAGCACTGCAGGAGGGCTTTGTACCACCGACGATTGGCTATCAGGTTAAAGATGAGGAATGTGACCTGGATTATGTGCCAAATTGCGGACGTAACATGGACTTGACCTACGCCCTATCCAATTCGCTTGGATTTGGGGGCCATAATGCTACCATTATCTTAAAAAAGTGGTTAGAGGGATAA
- the accB gene encoding acetyl-CoA carboxylase biotin carboxyl carrier protein, with the protein MDLKEIQELIKMVDESGLTGFELKQEDYKIVLKKEKLQPMFQPALQPIQSFMPGAAAGKEAMTPEHPSSKTEAPQTINAPIVGTFYLAPSPGEKPFVNVGSKVKKGDTLCIVEAMKLMNEIEAEEDLQILSILVNDGQMVEFGQPLFEINTK; encoded by the coding sequence ATGGATTTAAAAGAAATTCAAGAACTGATAAAAATGGTCGATGAGTCCGGGCTGACTGGATTTGAGTTAAAGCAAGAGGATTATAAAATTGTTTTAAAGAAAGAAAAGCTTCAGCCCATGTTTCAGCCTGCGCTTCAACCCATACAGAGCTTTATGCCCGGGGCTGCAGCTGGAAAAGAGGCGATGACTCCGGAACATCCAAGTTCTAAAACTGAAGCGCCGCAGACGATCAATGCCCCGATTGTCGGAACCTTTTACCTGGCACCGTCACCCGGAGAGAAACCCTTTGTTAATGTGGGCAGCAAAGTCAAAAAAGGGGATACGCTTTGCATTGTCGAGGCGATGAAGCTGATGAATGAGATTGAAGCTGAAGAAGACTTGCAAATCTTAAGCATTCTGGTTAATGACGGACAAATGGTCGAATTTGGCCAGCCACTGTTTGAAATTAATACCAAGTAG
- the fabZ gene encoding 3-hydroxyacyl-ACP dehydratase FabZ — MLNIKEIQEIIPHRYPFLLLDRVEELEEGKRVVAYKNVTINEYFFQGHFPQEPVMPGVLIIEALAQAGAVALLKMEKYQGKLAYFTGIDNAKFRRKVFPGDVLRLEVEIIKIKGPAGIGKALATVDGEKAVEAEIKFFIS, encoded by the coding sequence ATGCTGAACATCAAAGAGATTCAGGAGATTATTCCGCATCGGTACCCGTTCCTTCTTCTGGATCGAGTCGAAGAGCTTGAGGAAGGTAAAAGGGTCGTTGCTTATAAAAATGTTACGATCAATGAGTATTTTTTTCAGGGACATTTTCCGCAAGAACCGGTAATGCCCGGTGTACTCATTATTGAAGCGCTGGCTCAGGCTGGTGCGGTAGCTTTATTAAAAATGGAAAAATATCAGGGCAAGCTCGCTTATTTTACCGGAATTGACAATGCCAAGTTCCGAAGGAAGGTATTTCCCGGTGATGTGCTGAGACTGGAAGTAGAGATCATAAAAATCAAAGGCCCTGCCGGCATTGGTAAAGCCCTTGCCACGGTTGACGGGGAAAAAGCTGTCGAAGCCGAAATTAAGTTTTTTATCAGTTAA
- a CDS encoding acetyl-CoA carboxylase biotin carboxylase subunit, with translation MFKKILIANRGEIAVRIIRACREIGVTTVAVYSEADRNSLHVDLADEAVCIGPARAKDSYLNTKNIISATVLTGAEAIHPGFGFLAENSKFAEMCKACHIAFIGPDPEVIEMMGNKAKARQIMGQAGVPLVPGIEGVLANFKQAEASAERIGYPVMLKASAGGGGKGIRIVWSRDELKKAYDMAKKEAQAAFDDDSMYLEKYLVEPRHIEFQILADHYGNVIHLGERDCSIQRRNQKVIEEAPSTVLSDELRQKMGDTAVRAAQAVGYKSAGTIEFLLDNNGDYYFMEMNTRIQVEHPVTELVTGIDIVKEQLKIASGEQLNIRQDDVQVHGHAIECRINAENPALGFRPSPGKVNILFWPGGNGVRLDSALYSGYDIPPTYDSMIAKLITHGQDRNEAIGKMRRALDEFIIEGIDTNIEFLFQILNNPKFIRAEIDTSFIAKEFDYGA, from the coding sequence TTGTTCAAAAAAATACTCATTGCCAACAGAGGCGAAATAGCGGTCCGGATTATTCGGGCCTGCAGGGAAATTGGAGTTACAACAGTTGCGGTTTATTCGGAAGCTGACCGGAACTCCCTGCATGTAGATCTTGCTGATGAGGCGGTTTGTATCGGACCGGCCAGAGCAAAGGACAGCTATCTGAATACCAAGAATATTATTAGTGCAACGGTTCTGACGGGCGCGGAAGCCATCCATCCAGGATTTGGCTTCTTAGCAGAAAATAGCAAATTTGCTGAGATGTGCAAAGCGTGCCATATCGCATTTATTGGTCCTGACCCGGAAGTGATTGAAATGATGGGGAATAAAGCAAAGGCCCGGCAGATCATGGGTCAGGCGGGAGTCCCTCTCGTTCCCGGTATTGAAGGTGTGTTGGCCAATTTTAAACAGGCAGAGGCTTCTGCAGAGCGTATTGGCTATCCGGTTATGCTGAAGGCATCGGCCGGCGGTGGAGGCAAGGGTATCCGGATTGTCTGGAGCCGGGATGAACTGAAAAAAGCTTATGATATGGCCAAGAAAGAAGCCCAGGCTGCCTTTGATGATGATTCGATGTATTTAGAGAAATATCTGGTGGAGCCGAGACATATCGAATTTCAGATTCTGGCGGACCACTATGGAAATGTCATTCACCTCGGAGAAAGAGACTGTTCGATCCAACGCAGAAATCAAAAAGTCATCGAAGAGGCTCCTTCAACCGTTCTGAGTGATGAGCTCAGGCAGAAAATGGGGGATACTGCTGTCCGTGCTGCTCAAGCGGTAGGTTATAAGAGCGCCGGGACCATCGAATTTTTGCTCGACAACAACGGTGACTATTACTTTATGGAAATGAATACCCGCATCCAGGTTGAGCATCCCGTAACCGAACTGGTTACAGGAATTGATATTGTGAAGGAACAACTGAAGATTGCCTCGGGAGAACAGTTAAACATCCGACAGGACGATGTACAAGTCCACGGACATGCCATTGAATGCCGAATCAATGCCGAGAATCCCGCACTTGGATTCAGGCCGTCCCCCGGTAAAGTGAATATCCTTTTCTGGCCCGGAGGAAATGGTGTAAGACTGGACAGCGCACTCTATAGCGGCTATGATATCCCGCCGACCTATGATTCAATGATTGCGAAACTGATTACGCACGGCCAGGACAGGAATGAAGCCATCGGTAAAATGCGTAGGGCCTTGGATGAATTTATCATTGAAGGTATTGACACGAATATTGAATTCCTGTTTCAGATTCTGAATAACCCGAAATTTATCCGCGCAGAAATTGACACATCCTTCATTGCCAAAGAATTTGACTATGGAGCGTAA